The following are encoded together in the Methanomassiliicoccales archaeon genome:
- a CDS encoding HD domain-containing protein, translated as MPDFKVIHDSVHGSVRLEGVFLDLLARPEMQRLHGVHQLGLAHLVYPGAHHTRLEHSLGTYHIATQITTALGLDKDESDRVRAAALLHDIGHPPFSHSLEEVILERLGVDHAHLGQQIILGEKRCLSKAEEKVLGDLESVPKVLERFGLSPEDVAELVFSPSMLDSPEQSLLDVEKGQAHFGQRNYLHQIIHGPVDADQMDYLLRDAHYTGVAHGTIDIDRLLQTMSLFHGDLVVDRRGVPAVEGLIVARGLMYTSVYFHKTVRIAEMMLCKAVEMADAHLVRDIHMETDGSLAEKLIAQGGYPGRLMTLLKYRVLYKRAFSLSMSDLKEQDVDMLLELTKYSTRKAREEEIAARAGLHPSEVILDLPERELLISEPRINKTEVPILEEGRVRPLSRYSPLAKALQSRGVFDWAIMVSTPAKNRAEVAKDAQKALFKA; from the coding sequence GTGCCAGATTTCAAGGTCATCCACGACAGCGTGCATGGGAGCGTTCGATTGGAGGGGGTCTTTCTCGATCTTCTCGCTCGCCCGGAGATGCAGCGCCTGCACGGCGTGCATCAGCTCGGCCTGGCGCATCTCGTTTATCCGGGAGCACACCACACCCGGTTGGAGCATTCCCTGGGGACGTATCATATCGCCACCCAGATCACCACCGCTCTGGGCCTGGACAAGGATGAGAGCGATCGGGTCCGGGCGGCCGCCCTCCTGCACGATATCGGTCATCCGCCGTTCTCCCATAGCTTGGAGGAGGTCATCCTGGAACGCCTGGGCGTGGACCACGCCCACCTAGGTCAGCAGATCATCCTCGGGGAGAAAAGGTGCTTGAGCAAGGCCGAGGAGAAAGTATTGGGAGATCTGGAATCGGTGCCCAAGGTGCTGGAGAGGTTCGGCCTGAGCCCGGAGGACGTGGCGGAACTGGTGTTCTCTCCCTCCATGCTCGATTCTCCGGAGCAGAGCCTTTTGGACGTCGAGAAGGGCCAGGCTCATTTCGGACAAAGGAACTACTTGCATCAGATCATCCACGGGCCGGTGGACGCGGACCAGATGGACTATCTGTTGCGGGACGCGCACTATACCGGCGTGGCACATGGCACCATCGACATCGACCGCTTGCTGCAGACCATGTCCTTGTTCCACGGCGATCTGGTGGTGGACAGGAGGGGAGTGCCAGCGGTCGAAGGCCTGATCGTCGCCCGGGGGCTGATGTACACCTCGGTCTACTTCCACAAGACCGTGCGCATCGCCGAGATGATGCTCTGCAAGGCGGTGGAGATGGCCGACGCTCACCTGGTTCGGGACATCCACATGGAGACCGACGGCAGCCTGGCGGAGAAGCTCATAGCTCAAGGCGGCTACCCCGGACGCCTCATGACCCTGCTCAAGTACCGGGTGCTCTACAAGCGCGCTTTCTCCTTGTCCATGTCCGACCTGAAGGAACAGGACGTGGATATGCTGCTCGAGCTGACGAAGTACTCCACCCGCAAGGCCAGGGAGGAGGAGATCGCCGCCCGGGCCGGGCTGCATCCTTCGGAGGTCATTCTCGACCTGCCCGAACGCGAGCTGCTCATCTCCGAACCGCGCATCAATAAGACCGAGGTGCCGATCCTCGAGGAAGGCAGGGTCCGCCCGCTCTCCCGTTACTCGCCTTTGGCAAAGGCCCTGCAGTCGAGGGGCGTGTTCGACTGGGCGATCATGGTCTCCACCCCCGCCAAGAACCGGGCGGAGGTGGCCAAGGACGCTCAGAAGGCGCTTTTCAAGGCCTGA
- a CDS encoding PAS domain S-box protein — translation MVDDEVDLLDVSKGLLEGMGELTVETCISAQEALALLQTRQFDVVVSDYMMPGMDGIDFLKIHRGRGDLTPFILFTGKGREDVAVEAINNGADFYLQKGEDYRGQFAELVNMMKLAVQRRRSDQALRESEERYRHSEEKFMTLFQSALDSIFIHDFEGNILEVNPATVRALGYSRDELLKMNLRDIEPPQSAAMVTSRMESLIQSGEAVFEVAQIAKDGSIRPIEVAARVVTIGGEQLVVSFARNITDRKKMEEELRQTNVKLNLLSSITRHDLLNQLSAVSGYVVLAREKVRSPEAKSLLAKADQASCNMAHLLSFTKEYECLGKAEPVWILLSQVSSQGVRDVEHQGMELKVDLGSYEVYADRLLERAFHNLAVNSVKHSVKGKKIEISCEERPEGLVVVFQDDGVGISALRKEEIFESERGHRGLFLVRSILDITGIKIKENGVEGQGARFEILVPKGRYR, via the coding sequence ATGGTCGACGACGAAGTCGATTTGCTCGATGTTTCAAAGGGACTATTGGAAGGCATGGGCGAACTTACGGTGGAGACCTGCATTTCTGCTCAAGAGGCCTTGGCGCTGCTGCAGACGCGGCAGTTCGATGTCGTCGTCTCAGACTACATGATGCCCGGCATGGACGGCATCGATTTCTTGAAAATACATCGCGGCCGTGGCGACCTCACACCCTTCATCCTCTTCACCGGAAAAGGAAGGGAGGATGTGGCCGTGGAGGCCATCAACAATGGCGCCGACTTCTACCTGCAGAAAGGCGAGGACTATAGGGGCCAGTTCGCCGAACTGGTCAACATGATGAAGCTGGCGGTGCAACGGCGTCGGTCTGATCAGGCGCTTCGTGAGAGCGAGGAACGATATCGCCATTCAGAAGAGAAGTTCATGACCTTGTTCCAGTCAGCCCTTGATAGCATTTTCATCCACGATTTCGAAGGCAACATACTCGAGGTCAACCCTGCCACCGTCAGAGCTCTGGGCTACTCACGAGATGAGTTGCTGAAGATGAACCTGAGGGACATCGAACCTCCGCAGTCTGCCGCGATGGTGACTTCAAGGATGGAGTCTTTGATCCAGAGCGGTGAAGCGGTCTTCGAGGTCGCTCAGATAGCGAAGGATGGCTCGATCCGCCCAATCGAGGTGGCGGCCCGGGTGGTGACCATCGGCGGAGAACAGTTGGTCGTCAGCTTCGCACGGAACATCACTGACCGGAAGAAGATGGAGGAGGAATTGCGCCAGACGAACGTCAAGCTCAACCTGCTAAGCAGCATCACTCGCCACGATCTGCTCAACCAGCTCTCGGCCGTAAGCGGCTACGTTGTATTGGCGAGGGAAAAGGTCAGGAGCCCTGAGGCCAAGAGCTTGCTGGCAAAAGCGGATCAAGCAAGCTGCAACATGGCCCATCTACTGTCATTCACCAAGGAATATGAGTGTCTAGGTAAGGCAGAGCCGGTATGGATCTTGCTGAGCCAGGTTTCATCCCAAGGTGTGAGGGACGTAGAGCATCAGGGAATGGAGCTGAAGGTCGATCTCGGGAGCTACGAGGTCTACGCTGACCGCTTGCTCGAGAGGGCGTTCCACAATCTAGCGGTCAATTCCGTGAAGCACTCGGTGAAGGGCAAGAAGATAGAGATCTCTTGTGAAGAAAGGCCAGAAGGGCTAGTAGTAGTATTCCAGGATGATGGGGTGGGCATTTCCGCATTGAGGAAGGAGGAGATATTCGAATCCGAACGCGGACATCGAGGACTATTCTTGGTCAGGTCGATCCTTGACATCACAGGTATCAAGATCAAGGAGAACGGCGTGGAAGGCCAAGGAGCGCGTTTCGAGATCCTGGTGCCCAAAGGCCGCTACCGTTGA